In one Streptomyces sp. T12 genomic region, the following are encoded:
- a CDS encoding LuxR C-terminal-related transcriptional regulator, whose translation MAVPIAYARSHERVVRLCEAGGDSRSLRVRLLDELRTATGFDAYAFLLTDPETAVGCSPVADVPCLPELPKMTRLKYLTALDRWTALDGVALLSDLPDPSRNLLWRELLRDYGVRDIASLVFKDRFGCWGFLDLYRCDRAFSAAEAAYLARLTAPVSTALRRIQAGTFVVRPSHAPRPGPLVLLLSPDLLVLAQTPETYACLSLLVPPEHGRPAVPASAYNVAAQLLALEAGVDAHPPRSRVHLADGLWLTLSAARIGDAAPQARRRAIAVTIEETSPTERLAVFARAFALSPREGDLLSHLARGGDNHTVACRMSLSELTVQDHLKSIFAKTSTNTRGMLLARALGA comes from the coding sequence ATGGCGGTTCCTATCGCCTACGCGCGGTCGCACGAGCGTGTCGTCCGCCTCTGCGAGGCCGGTGGCGACTCCCGGAGCCTGCGTGTGCGGCTCCTCGACGAGCTGCGGACGGCCACCGGCTTCGACGCGTACGCCTTCCTTCTCACCGACCCCGAGACCGCCGTGGGCTGCTCACCGGTCGCCGACGTGCCGTGCCTGCCGGAACTGCCCAAGATGACCCGCCTGAAATACCTGACCGCGCTCGACCGCTGGACGGCACTCGACGGCGTCGCTCTGCTGAGCGATCTCCCCGACCCCTCCCGCAACCTGCTGTGGCGCGAACTGCTGCGGGACTACGGCGTGCGGGACATCGCCTCGCTGGTGTTCAAGGACCGCTTCGGCTGCTGGGGCTTCCTCGACCTGTACCGCTGCGACCGGGCCTTCAGCGCCGCGGAAGCCGCGTACCTGGCCCGTCTCACCGCCCCGGTGTCCACGGCGCTGCGCCGCATCCAGGCGGGGACCTTCGTCGTACGACCGTCCCACGCCCCGCGCCCGGGTCCGCTGGTGCTGCTGCTCTCCCCCGACCTGCTGGTGCTGGCCCAGACCCCGGAGACCTACGCCTGTCTGAGCCTGCTGGTGCCGCCCGAGCACGGCCGCCCGGCGGTGCCCGCGAGCGCCTACAACGTCGCGGCCCAGCTGCTGGCTCTCGAGGCGGGAGTCGATGCGCACCCGCCGCGCTCCCGGGTTCACCTGGCGGACGGCCTGTGGCTGACCCTGAGCGCCGCGCGGATCGGCGACGCGGCTCCGCAGGCCCGGCGGCGGGCCATCGCCGTCACCATCGAGGAGACCTCACCGACCGAGCGGCTCGCGGTGTTCGCCAGGGCTTTCGCCCTGAGCCCCCGCGAGGGCGACCTGCTCAGTCACCTGGCCAGGGGCGGCGACAACCACACGGTGGCCTGCCGGATGTCCCTCTCCGAGCTCACCGTGCAGGACCACCTCAAATCGATCTTCGCCAAGACCTCGACCAACACCCGGGGAATGCTCCTCGCACGCGCCCTCGGAGCGTGA
- a CDS encoding transposase: protein MQQQALKDFAKAKNARFTSGFGEPTWRKKFKHEGFRVVGTARVPECDEDGSAKLNTKTGKQVMGRSVVVQKLNRRWAQVRVPGCGWVRFRLSVKGKGAKLPDAKTFRVTFRNRQWHVAFAVIPDPTGAPGTGAVIGIDRGVTITAALSDGRTLDCPQLTTRERAQIRKHQRRAARAPKSSERKSAEYAKVARLKAREANRRKDWCEKTSTMLARSYDLVRFEKLNIKNMTRSAKGTVAEPGKNVAQKRGLNRSILAQGWGLLRQRTEHKAPGRVEDVPAPYTSLRCSACGWIEKNSRESQAEFVCCSCGFTCNADTNAATNVAAGQGGIPRPRRTAGAGGTTPPTPRLSVREPQPNWVGIPLF from the coding sequence GTGCAGCAGCAGGCGCTCAAGGACTTCGCCAAGGCCAAGAACGCCCGCTTCACCTCCGGGTTCGGTGAGCCGACCTGGCGCAAGAAGTTCAAGCACGAGGGCTTCCGTGTCGTCGGCACCGCCCGTGTGCCCGAGTGCGACGAGGACGGCTCGGCGAAGCTGAACACGAAGACCGGCAAGCAGGTCATGGGCCGGTCCGTCGTGGTGCAGAAGCTGAACCGGCGGTGGGCTCAGGTGAGGGTGCCCGGCTGCGGCTGGGTCCGCTTCCGTCTCAGTGTGAAGGGCAAGGGCGCGAAGCTGCCCGACGCGAAGACGTTCCGGGTCACCTTCCGCAACAGGCAGTGGCATGTGGCGTTCGCCGTCATCCCCGATCCGACCGGGGCACCCGGCACGGGTGCGGTCATCGGCATCGACCGGGGCGTGACCATCACCGCCGCCCTCTCCGACGGCCGCACCCTGGACTGCCCCCAGCTCACCACCCGGGAACGCGCCCAGATCCGCAAGCACCAGCGGCGCGCAGCCCGCGCCCCGAAGAGCAGCGAGCGGAAGAGTGCCGAGTACGCGAAGGTCGCCCGGCTCAAGGCCCGCGAGGCGAACCGCCGCAAAGACTGGTGCGAGAAGACCAGCACCATGCTCGCCCGGTCGTACGACCTGGTGCGGTTCGAGAAGCTGAACATCAAGAACATGACCCGGTCGGCCAAGGGCACGGTCGCCGAGCCGGGCAAGAACGTCGCGCAGAAGCGGGGCCTGAACCGGAGCATCCTCGCCCAGGGCTGGGGTCTCCTGCGTCAGCGCACCGAGCACAAGGCCCCCGGACGCGTCGAAGACGTGCCCGCCCCGTACACGAGTCTGCGGTGCAGTGCCTGCGGATGGATCGAGAAGAACTCGCGCGAGAGCCAAGCCGAGTTCGTCTGTTGCTCCTGCGGCTTCACCTGCAACGCGGACACCAACGCAGCAACCAACGTCGCGGCAGGACAGGGCGGGATTCCCCGCCCCCGGCGAACAGCCGGTGCCGGAGGGACAACACCGCCCACACCGCGGTTGAGTGTCCGTGAACCTCAGCCCAACTGGGTTGGAATCCCCCTCTTTTAA